A single Anopheles arabiensis isolate DONGOLA chromosome X, AaraD3, whole genome shotgun sequence DNA region contains:
- the LOC120905691 gene encoding uncharacterized protein LOC120905691 — MDKKIKAVQLKKRIALENIKSLERFQAKYSSDDAKQIPEVLEDLAKHKEEFFTAVSKLEELEDKDEAVEASIMERIDIEERCRKLKSFLRERQPKEEDRFIAMIDASAELPSIAKLQYLLSSLKGDAAVPFEHTPLTADNYSVTWAALLKRYDNSRLLIREYYRKLHYLPGVQLVCVDKLTHLVDEFTRFVNGLKKLNEPVDSWDTPLSNMLLMKLDRETLLAWEKHSVHFTTDKYKDVIDFVQDRIQILKSTNNFVKDQAASGIKVAGLIRQPGQRRFIANAATSRSAPAASTAHTQQPKCPLECSEDHTLRNCPVFIAKEVQQRRDVVASKRLCWNCLSSNHQVRACKSDYSCRTCRERHHTLLHHSPPYAPPATVTLSAQSNEDNVFLATANIQIKDDYGNTHEARALLDSGSMSNFIAEEFARKLLTSRKRVNVAVSGIGNAVQQIKGSIVATVQSKTQPFATEMTFLVLDTPSANIPTSPTDVSSWKMPDVALADSTFNSPGQIDIVIGGDTFWELHTGRKCSIGRGKPWLVETHFGWVVTGNTHHSSVGPRLCHLSAYDTPLEETMQRFWESETIAEDPVLSAEENACEKHFAATTVRNSSGRYVVSLPFNSNPNIVLGESKEIADRRLRSIERRLNTNAKMKEEYVKFMKEYEHLGHMKRLTSPANDSVEHYYLPHHAVVKESSTTTKVRVVFDASCKTSSGYSLNDKLLVGPVVQEDLLSIILRFRSRAIALTADVEKMYRQILHSPHDRNYLRIRYREHPADPISTFELQTVTYGTASAPFLATRTLKQIALDHKEEYTLAMNAVMNDFYVDDLLTGTDDLSEAIVIQRQISDMLNSAGFTLKKWASNRSEALKNVPSEDVAVQLSHEWKSSKQRRVGNKVHAKDIPPLTVDELKAAELKLCYLSQQDTFSEEIQHLQKGKEIPKNSKLKWISPFIDTQGILRIGGRLSNAHLSESEKHPVILSSTHPLSALLAVSIHLTFINALRRLIARRGQISELHSDNATTFKGAAHELNRVYKMLKSDEHDRAAIFDWCAMNHMKWKFIPPRAPHFGGLWEAAVKAAKKHIVRTIGTTSITQESMLTLLAQVEQCLNSRPITPLSDEPSDLEPLTPGHFLVGGNLQAVPIIDYTETPSNYLREYQLVQKHLQTIWARWYPEYLQQLQARAKYCNGKSAVLKENTLVIIKEDNVHPTSWPMGRIVAVHPGKDDVVRVVTLRTASGKQIVRAANRLAVLPNPDVISNLEQKETTGTE; from the exons ATGGATAAGAAAATTAAAGCAGTGCAACTGAAAAAGAGGATCGCCCTGGAGAACATAAAATCGCTGGAACGGTTCCAGGCGAAATATTCGAGTGATGATGCCAAGCAGATTCCGGAGGTGTTAGAAGATCTGGCGAAACATAAGGAAGAGTTTTTCACCGCAGTTTCGAAACTGGAAGAGCTTGAAGATAAAGACGAAGCGGTCGAAGCCAGCATAATGGAACGGATCGACATTGAAGAACGCTGTCGCAAGCTAAAATCATTTCTACGGGAAAGACAGCCAAAGGAAGAAG ATCGCTTCATCGCAATGATCGACGCTTCAGCCGAGCTTCCATCTATCGCGAAGCTACAATACTTACTGTCATCGTTGAAGGGGGACGCGGCGGTACCCTTCGAGCATACACCTTTAACGGCGGACAACTATTCGGTTACCTGGGCGGCGCTTCTTAAACGGTACGACAATTCTCGTCTTTTGATTCGCGAATACTATCGCAAATTGCACTACCTTCCGGGAGTGCAATTGGTGTGCGTTGACAAGCTCACGCACCTGGTGGATGAATTCACCCGCTTCGTCAACGGGTTGAAAAAGCTGAACGAACCGGTTGACTCGTGGGACACACCCCTCTCAAACATGCTGCTGATGAAGTTGGATCGAGAGACATTGTTGGCTTGGGAGAAACATTCCGTGCACTTCACGACGGACAAATATAAGGATGTGATCGACTTCGTGCAAGATCGTATCCAAATCTTGAAATCGACCAACAACTTCGTGAAGGATCAAGCAGCTAGTGGTATCAAGGTGGCCGGTCTCATTCGTCAACCAGGGCAACGGAGATTCATCGCGAATGCAGCTACATCTCGCTCGGCTCCTGCTGCATCGACTGCGCACACCCAACAGCCAAAGTGTCCATTGGAGTGTTCCGAAGACCACACACTGCGCAACTGTCCAGTGTTCATCGCCAAGGAGGTCCAACAGCGACGGGACGTCGTCGCATCGAAGCGGCTGTGCTGGAACTGTTTGAGCAGCAATCATCAGGTTAGAGCGTGCAAGTCGGATTATTCGTGTCGCACGTGTCGTGAGCGTCATCACACACTTCTACATCATTCACCACCCTATGCTCCACCCGCAACGGTAACATTGTCAGCTCAGTCGAATGAAGACAATGTGTTTCTGGCGACGGCAAACATCCAGATCAAGGATGACTACGGGAACACCCATGAAGCAAGGGCGTTGTTGGATTCGGGATCCATGTCGAATTTCATCGCTGAGGAGTTCGCACGGAAACTGCTGACGAGTCGCAAAAGGGTCAACGTCGCTGTATCGGGCATCGGCAATGCAGTACAGCAGATCAAGGGTTCCATCGTCGCTACCGTTCAGTCCAAGACACAACCCTTCGCAACGGAGATGACTTTCTTGGTTCTGGACACGCCATCCGCAAACATCCCTACATCACCAACGGACGTCTCTTCATGGAAAATGCCGGACGTGGCATTGGCGGACAGCACCTTTAACAGTCCGGGGCAAATCGACATCGTCATCGGAGGCGATACGTTCTGGGAGCTCCACACCGGTCGCAAGTGCTCTATCGGTAGAGGCAAACCGTGGCTGGTCGAAACCCACTTTGGTTGGGTTGTCACCGGCAACACTCATCATTCGTCAGTCGGTCCGCGGCTGTGCCATCTATCTGCATACGACACCCCACTGGAGGAGACCATGCAGCGGTTCTGGGAGAGTGAAACCATAGCCGAGGATCCTGTGCTATCGGCTGAGGAGAATGCTTGCGAGAAGCATTTCGCAGCAACAACTGTTCGCAACTCAAGTGGAAGGTATGTCGTTAGTTTGCCATTTAACTCCAACCCTAATATCGTTTTAGGAGAGTCGAAGGAAATAGCCGATCGCAGACTGCGTTCTATCGAACGGCGGTTGAACACCAATGCTAAAATGAAAGAAGAGTATGTGAAATTTATGAAAGAATATGAGCATTTGGGGCATATGAAGCGGCTTACCAGTCCTGCAAACGATTCGGTAGAGCATTACTACCTCCCACATCACGCTGTCGTTAAAGAGTCAAGCACAACCACGAAGGTGCGTGTCGTGTTCGATGCATCCTGTAAGACTTCGAGTGGTTACTCATTGAACGATAAACTCTTAGTGGGACCAGTCGTTCAAGAAGATCTTTTATCGATTATCCTTCGGTTTCGTTCTCGTGCCATTGCTCTCACTGCAGACGTAGAGAAGATGTATCGGCAAATTTTACATAGCCCTCATGACCGTAACTATCTACGCATCCGGTACAGAGAACATCCTGCAGATCCTATATCGACCTTTGAGCTACAGACGGTTACGTACGGCACAGCCTCTGCTCCATTTTTGGCAACCAGGACCCTCAAACAGATTGCTCTTGACCACAAGGAAGAGTATACTTTGGCAATGAACGCGGTCATGAACGATTTTTACGTAGATGATTTGCTAACGGGTACCGATGATTTGTCCGAAGCAATCGTTATACAAAGGCAAATCTCAGACATGCTAAATTCAGCTGGTTTCACGCTGAAGAAATGGGCATCGAACCGCTCCGAAGCATTGAAGAACGTTCCTTCAGAAGATGTGGCGGTACAACTCTCGCACGAGTGGAAGAGCTCGAAACAA CGCCGCGTAGGAAACAAGGTCCATGCTAAGGATATCCCACCGCTCACTGTAGACGAACTCAAGGCGGCAGAACTCAAGTTGTGTTATCTTTCGCAACAAGACACCTTTTCCGAGGAGATACAACACCTGCAGAAGGGCAAAGAGATTCCGAAGAACTCCAAACTGAAATGGATTTCCCCTTTCATAGATACGCAAGGTATTCTGCGCATTGGTGGCCGGCTCAGTAACGCACATCTGTCGGAATCAGAAAAACACCCGGTAATATTATCATCGACACATCCACTGTCCGCACTACTAGCTGTTTCGATACACTTGA CATTTATCAATGCACTTCGTCGTTTGATTGCACGTCGTGGTCAAATCAGTGAACTGCATTCCGACAATGCAACCACCTTTAAGGGAGCGGCACATGAGCTGAATCGCGTCTACAAGATGCTAAAGAGCGACGAACACGATCGAGCTGCTATATTTGATTGGTGCGCGATGAATCATATGAAGTGGAAGTTTATCCCACCAAGAGCACCACATTTTGGAGGTTTATGGGAGGCGGCGGTGAAGGCAGCTAAAAAGCATATAGTCAGAACAATAGGAACAACAAGCATCACACAGGAGAGCATGCTTACCCTACTTGCCCAGGTAGAGCAATGTTTGAATTCGCGACCAATTACACCTCTATCCGATGAGCCGTCGGACTTGGAACCATTGACACCGGGACACTTCCTCGTCGGTGGCAATCTGCAAGCGGTACCAATCATCGATTACACCGAGACACCGAGCAACTATTTGAGGGAATACCAGTTGGTACAAAAACATCTGCAAACCATTTGGGCTCGATGGTATCCGGAGTACCTGCAGCAGTTACAAGCTCGAGCCAAATATTGCAACGGGAAATCAGCGGTTCTTAAAGAAAATACACTGGTGATTATTAAGGAAGACAATGTACATCCTACCTCGTGGCCGATGGGGCGCATCGTTGCAGTACACCCTGGAAAGGACGATGTTGTTCGCGTCGTTACACTGCGCACTGCTTCAGGGAAGCAAATCGTCCGCGCAGCTAATCGTCTGGCAGTTTTGCCTAATCCGGACGTAATTAGCAACTTAGAGCAGAAGGAAACCACTGGCACTGAGTAA